The nucleotide sequence GTTCTGCCTGGACACATCAGCTCGGCGACACACACGTTTGACGAGCCAGGCGAGTATTTGATCCTTTGTAACGAATACTGTGGCGCAGGTCATCAGGTAATGGCGACCACGATTATTGTGAAATAAAGGTAGGTGAATCCTATGGTAATCGCACGGAAGATCGACGATACACTCCCCCATGTTCCGGTTCAGCGTTCTGCGGCAAGACTTAGTTTGGCTTATGTGTGGGTAGCTTATATTGCATTCGGATTGGCAGCTGTGGCAGGGATGGTACAGGGCATGGTTCGCGGGGGAATCATGGAACTGCCGAGCTGGACAAATTACTATCAAATTTTGACCGCCCATGGCGTGTTGATGGCACTTATTTTTACCACGTACTTCATCGTCGGATTTATTTTCTCAGGAGTTGCCCGTACGACAGGTGGTTCCTTGCATGGAGCCGCTTTGAAATTTGGATGGGCCGGCTGGATTCTTATGACGCTAGGGACGTTGATGGCTGTTGTCACCATTCTAATGAATGAAGCCTCTGTTCTCTATACGTTCTATGCACCACTGAAAGCATCTCCGTACTTTTACATTGGTTCTGCCTTGCTCGTAGTAGGTAGCTGGCTAGCGGGATTCGGGGTTTTTGCCAGCTATCGCAAATGGAAACGCGAAAATAAAGGGAAAACGTCTCCGCTTTTCCTCTACATGGGGGTCACTACTTACATCCTGTGGATTACTGCGACGATTCCTGTAGCGGTGGAGGTTTTGTTCCAACTCATCCCGTGGTCACTCGGGCTGGTTCCAACGATTAATGTCATGCTCAGCCGTACGCTGTTCTGGTTTTTCGGTCATCCGCTCGTTTATTTCTGGCTATTGCCTGCTTATATGGCGTGGTATGTATGTTTACCAAGAATCATCGGCGGTCACGTTTTCAGTGATTCGCTCAGTCGGCTCGCTTTTATCTGCCTGCTGTTGTTCTCGATTCCTGTCGGGTTCCACCACCAATTGATGGAGCCGGGAATTTCACCAGCATGGAAAATGATCCACGTTACACTGACGCTGATTGTTGTAATCCCATCTTTGATGACAGCATTTTCGATGTTTGCCATCTTTGAAACGACTGGACGTAAAAAAGGCGGAGTTGGACTTTTCGGTTGGTTCAAAAAACTGCCTTGGACAGATGTACGTTTCTTTGCTCCATTTGTAGGGATGCTGTTCTTCATTCCTGGCGGAGCTGGGGGTATTATTAACGCAAGTAACCAGATTAACGCGGTCGTGCACAATACGATTTGGGTTACCGGTCACTTCCACATCACCGTAGGAGCTGCGGTGGCGCTCACTTTCTTCGGCGTCAGCTTTTGGCTGATACCTGCATTGACTGGACGTCAGTTGACCAAAACTGCGAATCGCATGGGAATGGTGCAAACGGTATTCTGGGCAGTAGGAATGTTCCTGATGTCGCTCGCCATGCACGCAATGGGCTTGCAAGGGGCTCCGCGCCGCACAGATTACACGACGTATATGGACCACCCGTTGGCTTTGGGCTGGATGGATTATCAACGTGTAATGGCGTTTGGTGGCGGACTGCTGTTCGTATCCGCGATTCTCTTGATCGCCATCTTGCTGTATCTGACTTTCTACGCACCAAAGGGAAATACGGAATATCCGATTGCCGAAACAGAAACGACGCAAGAAGTTCCAAAAATTTTGGAACGCTGGCCAGTTTGGATCGGATTGGTCGCCTTCCTGATTATTCTCGCCTACGGTTATCCGATTATGCAACAAATTCAGCACCAGGCACCAGGCTCGCCGCCTTTTGTGACTTGGTAAGACGATACGTACGAAAAAAGCCGCTCATTCCGTTTGGAACCGAGCGGCTCTCCTTTTTTAAAAAGACTCTAGCGCTGCCAATTCGGTAAAGGCAAGAATCAGATACCCGATTGCCAAAAGCCATAGGGCGAGAATTCTGAGGTCTTCCTCTTCAAATGGCATACAACTCCTCCTTTTTCTCTTGTTAGCACAACATATTCAAGAGGGAGGACATTGGTTTAGCTTATGGCTCGTATATCATCTTGCGGGTCATTCCACCATCTACAATTAGCTCAGTACCCGTAATAAAATCGTTGTCCTTTTGTGTCAAAAATAGGCACGCACGGGCAATATCTTCGGGTGTCCCTACACGACCTGCCGGATGCTGGGCATGATCACTGGGACGAAGAGCGGCATAATCGCGGTGTTCGATCCAGCCGGGAGAGATCGTGTTGACACGAATCCCATCGGGGCCGAGTGAGACACCAAGCGCATGTGTTAATGATAAAATGCCTCCTTTGGAAGCCGCGTATGCCTCCGAGTGTGGCTCGGACATGTGCGCCCGCGTCGAACAAAGATTAACGATTGCGCCACTACCATGGCGACGCATGATTTTGGCTGCTTCTCTCGATGCGAGAAAAACACTACGCAAATTGGTGTTCAAGATATGGTCCCATGCTTCGACGGTCAGTTCATAGGGAGATTCCCATACGGACAAGCCCGCGTTGTTGATCAAAACATCGAGCCGCCCCCAGCGTTCATCGACAGTTCTCATCAAATGTTCGATCTGCGCTGGAACGCTGACGTCGATGTGCTCGAAGTGTGCCGTGCCTTTCACAGCTTCTGTCGCGTTGATTAGCGAGGCCGTTTCTTCTCCCGCTGCACGATTGTATTCGGCGATAACGACATGTGCTCCTTCGGCAGCATACATGGTGGCGACTGCCCGTCCGATGCCTTGGCCACCGCCAGTGACGATGACAATGTTATCCGTGTATTTCATCGAGAGTGCCTCCAAACAATAGGATATGAAGCGAATTGTAAAAAGTAATTGCAAAATGTTTGTAACGATAATAAAGTAAGTAGTATCTTTTTAACAGCGTACTATACAGTATGGAGGAGATTCAACTATGAATACAGAACTGAAAATTACCGCTGAACAGGTAATGGAAGCCCGTCACAGCGTGCGTAAATATGATCCAAATGAAAAAATTCCACAAGGCGAGCTGAACGAAATCCTGCGTCTCGCAGCAAGTGCGCCATCTTCCTGGAATTTGCAGCATTGGCGCTTCCTCGTCGTGACCGATCCTGCGATCAAAGAAAAACTGCTCCCAATCGCATACAATCAGCAGCAGGTAGTGGATGCTTACGCTACCATCATCATTCTCGGCGATCTGGAGGCTTACAAGTCTGCTCGTCCTGTTTATGATGAAGCATTGGCAAAAGGATATGTTACAGAGCAAGTACGTGAGACCATGATCGCGCAAATCGAAGGGGCTTACAATAACAACCCGGAAATCGCGCGTGATGAAGCAATCCGTAATTCGTCCTATGCAGCAATGCAACTCATGCTGGCGGCAAAAGCAAAAGGCTACGATACGTGCCCGATGGGTGGCTACAACCGTGATGCGCTCATTAAAGAGCTGAACATCCCATCCCGCTATTTGCCAACACTCATGCTGACTTTGGGGAAAGCAAGCGTGCAAGCTTATTCCACTTCCCGTTTTGGCCTGGAAGAATTGGTCATTCAAAACAGCTTCTAATATCGTGTTCCAACAGAAAAAAACTCATCCACGCCTCATATGAATGCGGCAAGGGTGAGTTTTTTTGTCATATCTTCTTCAGGAGAACCATCCGCTCTTCCTGCCTTATTGATTCGCCAACAACGGTAAATCCACCATAATTGATGTTCCTTGACCAAGAGCGCTGCTAACCGAAAACCGCCCGGCATGGAGTTGAATGATCTCTTTGCAGATCGCCAACCCCAGACCACTGCCGGAAAGCTTGGAGCGCCCCTTGAAAAACTTTTCTGTGACATGCGGCAAGTCTTCCGGGTTAATGCCTTCACCAGAATCCGTGACGGTGACAAGGAGCCTATCGCCTGACAACGAAGCTGCGATAACGATTGAGCCGTTTTGTGGCGTGAATTTCAATGCGTTGTCCAATAGATTCACAAATACTTGCTTGAGTCGATT is from Brevibacillus brevis and encodes:
- a CDS encoding b(o/a)3-type cytochrome-c oxidase subunit 1, with translation MVIARKIDDTLPHVPVQRSAARLSLAYVWVAYIAFGLAAVAGMVQGMVRGGIMELPSWTNYYQILTAHGVLMALIFTTYFIVGFIFSGVARTTGGSLHGAALKFGWAGWILMTLGTLMAVVTILMNEASVLYTFYAPLKASPYFYIGSALLVVGSWLAGFGVFASYRKWKRENKGKTSPLFLYMGVTTYILWITATIPVAVEVLFQLIPWSLGLVPTINVMLSRTLFWFFGHPLVYFWLLPAYMAWYVCLPRIIGGHVFSDSLSRLAFICLLLFSIPVGFHHQLMEPGISPAWKMIHVTLTLIVVIPSLMTAFSMFAIFETTGRKKGGVGLFGWFKKLPWTDVRFFAPFVGMLFFIPGGAGGIINASNQINAVVHNTIWVTGHFHITVGAAVALTFFGVSFWLIPALTGRQLTKTANRMGMVQTVFWAVGMFLMSLAMHAMGLQGAPRRTDYTTYMDHPLALGWMDYQRVMAFGGGLLFVSAILLIAILLYLTFYAPKGNTEYPIAETETTQEVPKILERWPVWIGLVAFLIILAYGYPIMQQIQHQAPGSPPFVTW
- a CDS encoding SDR family NAD(P)-dependent oxidoreductase, whose product is MKYTDNIVIVTGGGQGIGRAVATMYAAEGAHVVIAEYNRAAGEETASLINATEAVKGTAHFEHIDVSVPAQIEHLMRTVDERWGRLDVLINNAGLSVWESPYELTVEAWDHILNTNLRSVFLASREAAKIMRRHGSGAIVNLCSTRAHMSEPHSEAYAASKGGILSLTHALGVSLGPDGIRVNTISPGWIEHRDYAALRPSDHAQHPAGRVGTPEDIARACLFLTQKDNDFITGTELIVDGGMTRKMIYEP
- a CDS encoding nitroreductase family protein yields the protein MNTELKITAEQVMEARHSVRKYDPNEKIPQGELNEILRLAASAPSSWNLQHWRFLVVTDPAIKEKLLPIAYNQQQVVDAYATIIILGDLEAYKSARPVYDEALAKGYVTEQVRETMIAQIEGAYNNNPEIARDEAIRNSSYAAMQLMLAAKAKGYDTCPMGGYNRDALIKELNIPSRYLPTLMLTLGKASVQAYSTSRFGLEELVIQNSF